Genomic DNA from Thermosipho ferrireducens:
TCGTTAAAAACTAAGCAGGCTGACCTTGCTAAAGCGTTTGGTGAGGGAAAGATTGGAATGTATGTGAGCGGGGCATGGGATATTGATTATTTAGAAACTAATTATCCAGAAACACCGTTTAATGTTGTTTTTATTCCGAAACCCGCAGCCTGGTTTGGGACTCATGCATCGTTTGCTGGTGCAGAAGTTCTGGCTATCATGAAACACTCAAAGCATAAAAAAGAAGCACAAAAACTCGTAGAATTCCTTATAAGACCGGATGTTGCAATGGAAGTTGCAATGATCTGGCCTGCAATTTTCCCCTCACATGTTGATGCAGGAAAAGATCCGTGGTTTGAAGATCATCCAATGCATAAAGTCTTTTATGAGCAAAATGCCTATGCAAAACCCGTTCCTTCAATCCCGGCGTGGCCAAAAGTTCAGGCGTTACTTACAGAAGCTATAGAGAAAATAATACTTCAAAATGAAGATATTGATTCTATTTTGTTTGAATACAACAGAAAAATTCAGAAAGTATTAGATGAAGAATAAAAAATTCCCCCTGCGTTCAGCAGGGGGATAGGGGTGATCAGATTGAAAAGAAAAACGCGTTACGGATTTGAAACTTTTCTCCTTCTATCTCCTTTTTTGATACTTTTTGTTGTTTTTGGAATTTTTCCTATATTATACTCATTTTTTATGAGTTTTACAGATTATTCGGCATTGAGTCCGGAATATAACTTTGTAGGATTGAAAAATTATATAAAAGCATTTAATGATGAAGTTTTTTTGATATCGCTTAAAAATACAACAATATTTGTAATAGGTACAATTCCGTTTACAACAGTTTTTTCCTTATTGCTTGCTGTATTAATTAATAGTAAATTCTTGCCGTTAAAAGATTTGTTTAAAGCTGGTTTTTTCTTACCATCTGTTGTATCAATGGTGGTTATTGCAACAATGTGGATGTATCTTTATAGTGCCGATGGTTTTTTTAACAAAATGATAGAATTCTTTGGGGGAAATGCACTTTCCACAAGCTGGTTAGCTCACACAAAAACAGCGCTTTTATCCATTATGATAATGGATATCTGGGCGGCCATAGGATATTATACCATACTATTTTTGGCGGGGCTTCAAAGTATTCCTCAGCAATTATATGAAGCCGCATCGATCGATGGAGCAAATAAAATAAAGACCTTTTTTAAAATAACACTTCCACTTTTAAAACCAACATTGTATTTTGTTATAGCTTTAAATACAATAAGATCTTTTCAGATCTTTTCAGAGATTTTTACAATGACAGGTGGAGGACCTATGAATTCTACACAAACGATTGTTCATTATCTTTACATAGTAGGATTTAGAAACTTTGATATGGGCTACGCCTCTGCCATAGCATATATACTTGTTTTCATAATATTAACGGTAACTATAGTTCAAGGGAAACTTCTTAGGAGTGAAAATATATGAAAAAAGTATTGTTTCTAACTATTATGTTTGCACTTTTACTTGTTTCACTTTTTCCAATGATAGCTATGTTTTACACAGCGGTTATTCCAAGTGGAAATTTAACAAGAGTAATAAAGGAAAGATATATAAATGATTTTGAAACAAAGTACATGATTTATTTGAGGAGAAAAGTAAAGTCCGGCGGGAAAATTTCTATTGTTAAAGAGTCGCCTGAGTCAACAAAGTCTATACTTGTAGAAAGAGATGTAACATTATTGGCGGATAAACTTGACATGAGAGTTGCAAAGTATGTAGAGTTCTGGGTTAAAGGTAAGGGTTCTTTTTCCGTAGAAATACTGGACGCCTTTGGAAAAAGTACAGTAAAAACTTTTTCCGGTAATGATGAGTGGAGAAAATATAGGATAAAATACAACGAAATGAAGTATATCAATTTAAAATATGTATCTAAAATTATCTTTCGTTTTGATGGGAAACATTACCTTGATGATGTAAAACTTGTTTATAAATTTCCAGCTTTTTTAAATTTTATAAGCGTATTAAAAGAAGATATGTTTGGAAGGTATATATTTAATAGTTTTCTTGTCTCAAGTGTTGTGGTTTTAGGGAATATGATTTTCTCGACAATGGTTGCATATGCGTTTGCGAGGAGAGAATTTTTTGGTAAAAATATTTTATTTTCAATAGTACTTATGACTATGATGATTCCACCTCAGATTACAATTATTCCTATATTTATTCTTATGAAAAAAATTGGATGGATAGATACGTATTTTGCGCTAACTGTTCCTTTGCTTGTAACACCATTTAGCATTTTTTTGCTGAAGCAATACATAGAGCAATTGCCAGTTGAGCTTGAACAAGCCGCATATGTAGATGGAGCTAATACATTCCAGATATTGTTTAAAATAGTGTTTCCACTTACGAAACCAGCGCTCGCAGTTATGGGAATAAACACTTTTATTGCGGTGTGGAACGATCTTTTTTATCCGCTTGTAATGACAAATTCGCGTGAGATGAGAACAGTTCAGGTGGGACTTGCGCTTTATCAAAAATTAAATCAGGTAGACTGGCCAAGACTAATGGCCGCTTCTTCCATAATAGGAATACCTGTAATAATAGTATTTCTGGTGTTCCAAAAGCATATTATATCTGGAATTACGAAGGGGGCTTTAAAAGGATGAAGAGTTATACATACTCTGAAATTAAACGTATTCCTGAAATTTTAAAAGAGATGGAAAAGTATTCTTTTGGTTTTTTGCCGTCCAAAAAGTACTTTTTTGTGGGATGTGGTTCCTCTTACAATCTTTCTTTTACTGCATCAAAAGTTCTGGAAAATTTTGGTATAGATTCTGAAGTTATTACTGGTGGGAAAGTTATTGCTTTTGATTATGTTCCTAAATGTGATGTTGCTATTTTTATTTCCAGAACAGGTGAATCAACAGAAACTATTAAAGCAGCGGAGAAATTTAAAGAAAAAGGAATATATACAATAGGAATAACATGTGAAAAAAATACCTCGCTTGAAAAAGTGTGCGCGCAGACTTTTGTTTTTGAATTTCTTTACGAAAACAGTATAGTGATGACAGGTTCGTTCGTAGCTATTTTATACTTTTTGATAAAGATGCATGATGTTGATGGATATCTTCATGAGAAAAGTAAAAGACTCATATACGAAACGGAAATATTATTAGAAAATATGGATTTAAAAAAATTTAACCATTTTATTTTTCTTGGTTTTGATGAAGAATACGGGATATCTAAAGAAGGGGCTTTGAAAATGCAGGAGATGGCGAAACAGTTTGTCGAATTTCATGAGCCACTTGAGTACAGACACGGGCCTATATCAAATATAAGTGAAAATTCGCTTGTAGTAATTAATTCAAAAGACACATCGTTTGAATATCAATTGAAAAAAGATCTGGAAAGGTATACAAAAGTAATATTTTTAGGAGAAAATGGGGATTTAGATCTCAAATATAATTATGGACTTGAAACTCCTTTAAAAGTGATATTTTCACAGATCTTATCATATAGAAAAGCCATTTGTGAGGGCTTTAATCCGGATGTTCCAGATAATCTGACCAAGAGTGTAAAAATTTAAAACAGAACTTTTTTGATTATTAATTTCTAATGAAAAACACGGCTTTTCAAAGCCGTGTTTTATGGTTTTATATTACATTAACTAACTTTTTTGATTATTAATTGTTTTAGTTTTCTCATAAATATCCACGAAATAATTATAGTTGTAATGATTGAACCAATCATTATTAATATCAGGAGTGGTTTGTATTTTTCAAAACCATTTGCAAGCAAACTTAATGGTAAAACACTTCCAATTGCGAGACCCATCGTAATTCCTTCGATTAGGAATGTGGCTGGAATACTGAAGATTCTATTCATATTGTTGGATTTTATGTTTGGCGAACGAATTGCGAAATATGCTCCCAGGATAGCACTCATGCAGAATAGAAATATAGAGAACAAAAGTGAGGTAAACATGATAGGTTTGATAGTATACAAAAATACTGATACAACAGAAACAGCAAAAAGGATTAAAAAATTCAATGATGTAGTTATGAATATTTTTGGAAACATGAATGCTGAAAAACGAACAGGATAAATTGAAACAAGATCTATTTTTGAAAATTCAGAAATAGTTAATATTCCTGTTTCAAGAGCAATGTAGAATGTAAAAATGGGTATTGTATACATTATAGGGGCAAAAGTATTTTCTGTCATAAACATCATGAAAATGCTAAATCCTAATGGATAAAGTACAAAATATAAAAATCTTTCATATCTTGCAGCGGCTTTCAGATCTTTTTTTATTATGGCTTTCAGGATAGAGCCTGAGCCTTTTATTAAATATTTATTTTTTTGCTTTCGTTGAACTGGTTCGAACGCTGTTTTATTGGAGATTAAAACAAACACTACGCTTAAGACAATTGTCGAAAGAAAAGCGAACAAAAATGTTTTTCTTGAAATAAAACTCCAGGCTAATAAATTATATTCTTTTGTAGAGAAAATAAAAAATTTGGTTATGTTTTGAAGGTTTGATGTAGAAACGTTGGTTAAAGATATTATCGAAAAATAGAAGAATACAGATAACAGCATCATGATCATATAAAACCTTTTCGTGAAAGATTTTGTGGTTTTTCCACCAAACAACACACCTAAAATGGATGAAAAAACAATAAGAAAGGTTATATGAAGAATAATTTTAAAAATTGAGAAAAATATATTTTCCCCTATAACAATCGCGTATGAAATAGTGATAAATATGAAAAATATCAGGATGAATATTTGAGAAACAGTAGCCATGAATATCTGGTAGGCAGTTAATACGCTTCTTGAAATCGGCATAGTTAGTAGTAATTCTATTTCATCGTTTCGTGAAAGCGAGTACATAGCAAGACCTACAAATCCTGCTATAAAAAAAAGAGAGAGCAGTGTTATCCAGAAAAGGAATAAAAGTTTAACTGTTACAGGATCTACCGCA
This window encodes:
- a CDS encoding carbohydrate ABC transporter permease; this translates as MKKVLFLTIMFALLLVSLFPMIAMFYTAVIPSGNLTRVIKERYINDFETKYMIYLRRKVKSGGKISIVKESPESTKSILVERDVTLLADKLDMRVAKYVEFWVKGKGSFSVEILDAFGKSTVKTFSGNDEWRKYRIKYNEMKYINLKYVSKIIFRFDGKHYLDDVKLVYKFPAFLNFISVLKEDMFGRYIFNSFLVSSVVVLGNMIFSTMVAYAFARREFFGKNILFSIVLMTMMIPPQITIIPIFILMKKIGWIDTYFALTVPLLVTPFSIFLLKQYIEQLPVELEQAAYVDGANTFQILFKIVFPLTKPALAVMGINTFIAVWNDLFYPLVMTNSREMRTVQVGLALYQKLNQVDWPRLMAASSIIGIPVIIVFLVFQKHIISGITKGALKG
- a CDS encoding carbohydrate ABC transporter permease, yielding MIRLKRKTRYGFETFLLLSPFLILFVVFGIFPILYSFFMSFTDYSALSPEYNFVGLKNYIKAFNDEVFLISLKNTTIFVIGTIPFTTVFSLLLAVLINSKFLPLKDLFKAGFFLPSVVSMVVIATMWMYLYSADGFFNKMIEFFGGNALSTSWLAHTKTALLSIMIMDIWAAIGYYTILFLAGLQSIPQQLYEAASIDGANKIKTFFKITLPLLKPTLYFVIALNTIRSFQIFSEIFTMTGGGPMNSTQTIVHYLYIVGFRNFDMGYASAIAYILVFIILTVTIVQGKLLRSENI
- a CDS encoding SIS domain-containing protein; its protein translation is MKSYTYSEIKRIPEILKEMEKYSFGFLPSKKYFFVGCGSSYNLSFTASKVLENFGIDSEVITGGKVIAFDYVPKCDVAIFISRTGESTETIKAAEKFKEKGIYTIGITCEKNTSLEKVCAQTFVFEFLYENSIVMTGSFVAILYFLIKMHDVDGYLHEKSKRLIYETEILLENMDLKKFNHFIFLGFDEEYGISKEGALKMQEMAKQFVEFHEPLEYRHGPISNISENSLVVINSKDTSFEYQLKKDLERYTKVIFLGENGDLDLKYNYGLETPLKVIFSQILSYRKAICEGFNPDVPDNLTKSVKI